Proteins from a single region of Hymenobacter aquaticus:
- the murI gene encoding glutamate racemase produces the protein MAPSSPSDLSRRPIGVFDSGIGGLTVARAVNRVLPHEQLVYFGDTAHLPYGDKSTAAIQAYSIKICDLLLRQHCKVILIACNSASAAAYELVREYVGSKARVLNVIDPIVAHVGETYAQRTVGLIGTKQTVNSNVYKKKIDDLDAGVELRSLATPLLAPMVEEGFFNNTISENIISSYLAQPVLEGIEALVLACTHYPLIQDQIKAYYKGDVAVLDASDVVASHVKAYLEANGLAALAQPTSPRHQFYVSDFTRSFEESTRIFFGQEVHLEHYPLWE, from the coding sequence ATGGCACCTTCTTCTCCTTCCGACCTAAGCCGCCGGCCCATTGGCGTGTTCGACAGCGGCATTGGCGGCCTTACCGTGGCCCGGGCCGTAAACCGGGTGTTGCCCCACGAGCAGCTCGTGTATTTCGGCGACACGGCCCATCTGCCCTACGGCGACAAATCCACGGCCGCCATTCAGGCCTACAGCATCAAGATCTGCGACCTGCTGCTGCGCCAGCACTGCAAAGTCATTCTGATTGCCTGCAACTCGGCCTCGGCGGCGGCCTACGAGCTGGTGCGCGAGTACGTGGGCTCCAAGGCCCGGGTGCTGAACGTTATTGACCCCATCGTGGCCCACGTGGGTGAAACCTACGCCCAGCGCACCGTCGGGCTGATTGGCACCAAGCAAACCGTCAATTCCAACGTGTATAAGAAGAAGATTGACGACCTCGACGCGGGCGTGGAGCTCCGCTCGTTGGCCACGCCGCTGCTGGCCCCGATGGTAGAGGAAGGCTTCTTCAACAACACCATCAGCGAAAACATCATCAGCTCTTACCTGGCCCAGCCCGTGCTCGAGGGCATCGAGGCGCTGGTGCTGGCCTGCACCCACTACCCCCTGATTCAGGACCAGATCAAGGCCTATTATAAGGGCGACGTGGCCGTGCTTGACGCCTCCGATGTGGTAGCCAGCCACGTGAAAGCCTACCTGGAAGCCAATGGCCTGGCCGCGCTGGCGCAGCCTACCTCACCCCGGCACCAGTTCTACGTCTCCGACTTCACCCGCTCCTTCGAGGAAAGTACCCGCATTTTCTTCGGCCAGGAAGTGCACCTGGAGCACTACCCGCTGTGGGAGTAG
- a CDS encoding LuxR C-terminal-related transcriptional regulator produces the protein MPRVAIPYLPDYQLRLHAPVASVWTPDLFDHPDAPPSQLAMEVGQRLASAILHTQGVYVYDIRAKLTLFVSAGVERMLGYPSTDFTTDFHYALIHPDDLPIVTEASILANKYVTERLDDPLSGLVFSVDYRMRHRRGHWVRVLRQNIIVARDTNGAVVGLAGILTDITAHKSTNDVRFHMNRPDFAAFVRRQQVESLPEPLSTREQEIMGLLLEGLTSKEIGEKLFISPTTVQKHRQNIRLKVGSHNVHQLLQHLDAATGS, from the coding sequence ATGCCACGAGTTGCCATTCCCTATTTGCCAGATTATCAGCTTCGGCTGCACGCGCCGGTGGCCAGCGTCTGGACCCCGGACTTATTTGATCATCCGGATGCCCCCCCGTCGCAGTTGGCCATGGAAGTAGGGCAGCGGCTGGCGTCGGCCATCTTACATACCCAAGGAGTTTACGTGTACGACATCCGGGCCAAGCTCACCCTATTCGTGTCGGCTGGCGTGGAACGGATGTTGGGCTACCCCAGTACTGATTTTACGACCGACTTCCACTATGCCCTCATCCACCCCGACGATCTGCCCATTGTTACGGAGGCTTCCATTCTGGCCAACAAGTACGTGACCGAGCGCCTCGATGATCCGCTGTCCGGGCTGGTTTTTTCGGTGGATTACCGGATGCGGCACCGGCGGGGCCATTGGGTGCGGGTGCTGCGGCAGAATATTATCGTGGCGCGCGACACGAACGGGGCGGTGGTGGGTCTGGCCGGGATTCTAACGGATATTACCGCTCATAAATCCACCAACGACGTCCGGTTTCATATGAACCGCCCCGACTTTGCCGCTTTCGTGCGTCGGCAGCAGGTAGAGTCGTTGCCGGAGCCGCTGAGCACGCGGGAGCAGGAAATCATGGGGCTGCTTCTGGAAGGCTTGACAAGCAAGGAAATTGGTGAAAAGCTGTTCATCAGTCCTACTACCGTGCAAAAGCACCGGCAGAATATTCGGCTGAAAGTAGGCTCTCATAACGTGCACCAGCTGCTGCAACACCTGGATGCGGCTACCGGCAGCTAG
- a CDS encoding alpha/beta fold hydrolase produces the protein MPLLHYIDLPGPNRPIVVLHCILGSADEWEALARRWARELHHRVILVDLRNHGRSFHAPDHTIRAMAVDILRLLDALGLPDEVVLLGHSMGAKVAMRLALSYPARVASLICLDMSPGPDDLTYVDHLLAVLRRLEADGLPGPTQTEALLAAEEIPPAIRHYVLQNLAGPAAGPWYWRVNLAAIAAATQDLAAALTAPSRCNKPASFVRAATSGYVTDYDLEFTVPALFAGAQVTTIADAGHFLHLDKPDAIFAAVATHLAMHA, from the coding sequence ATGCCTTTGCTACACTATATCGACTTACCGGGCCCCAACCGACCAATCGTTGTCCTGCACTGTATTCTGGGCTCGGCGGATGAATGGGAGGCGCTTGCCCGCCGCTGGGCCCGCGAGCTGCACCACCGGGTTATCCTGGTGGATTTACGTAACCACGGCCGCTCGTTTCATGCTCCCGACCATACTATCCGGGCAATGGCGGTGGATATTTTGCGGCTCCTTGATGCGCTTGGCTTACCGGATGAAGTAGTGCTGCTCGGCCATAGCATGGGCGCAAAAGTGGCCATGCGCCTGGCCCTGAGCTACCCGGCCCGGGTGGCCAGCCTCATTTGCCTGGATATGTCACCCGGCCCCGATGACCTGACGTACGTTGACCACCTGCTTGCCGTGTTACGCCGTCTGGAAGCAGATGGCTTGCCCGGGCCCACCCAGACGGAGGCCCTGCTGGCGGCCGAGGAAATTCCGCCGGCCATCCGGCACTACGTGTTGCAGAATCTGGCGGGCCCGGCCGCAGGCCCGTGGTACTGGCGCGTAAACCTGGCGGCCATAGCCGCCGCCACCCAAGACTTAGCGGCCGCCCTGACGGCCCCCAGTCGATGCAACAAGCCCGCTTCTTTCGTGCGGGCCGCTACTTCCGGCTACGTCACCGACTACGACCTGGAGTTTACTGTTCCTGCTCTGTTTGCCGGCGCACAGGTAACAACTATTGCCGACGCAGGACACTTTTTGCACCTGGACAAGCCGGATGCCATTTTTGCAGCGGTTGCCACCCATTTAGCAATGCATGCCTAG
- a CDS encoding glutathionylspermidine synthase family protein has product MYTTAMMNPIQLLPLAGNVGPAVRALGWEWAVEEACENYVAQEAVLLPEAEADALLSAADTLYDMLVRAIPDAVPDDLLQLLAIPPGLWAAVRHSWHDDRHWHLYGRFDLASTPEGPKLIEFNADTATSLPETAVVQWASLIAAQQGEEDRQANGLFEGLEAQLSHWLGLNEDLDSSLLLVYLPDSAEDEANCGVVAEAARAAGFSRVYLCPVDAMQVSVVGEERGVWAEAAPGEWVRFGFVFKLVPWEILAEEEPALTADLSQLLLSRDVIVANPAYTLLFQSKGLLAWLWQVYPQHPLLLEASLQDLPGRHVRKPLLGREGQNVVELDGSRLLHEQPGDFTHQPQVRQRWVELPRDAQNRRYQAGVFWAGEACAISFRREAGIITNLSEFVPHLLS; this is encoded by the coding sequence ATGTACACTACTGCCATGATGAACCCGATTCAACTGTTGCCCCTGGCGGGCAACGTCGGTCCGGCCGTGCGCGCCCTGGGGTGGGAGTGGGCCGTGGAAGAAGCCTGTGAAAACTACGTGGCCCAGGAAGCCGTGCTGCTGCCCGAGGCCGAGGCCGACGCCCTGCTCAGCGCCGCCGACACCTTGTACGACATGCTGGTGCGGGCTATTCCCGATGCCGTGCCCGATGACCTGCTGCAGCTGCTGGCCATTCCGCCCGGCCTGTGGGCCGCCGTGCGCCACTCCTGGCACGACGACCGGCACTGGCACCTCTACGGCCGCTTCGATTTGGCCAGCACGCCCGAGGGGCCTAAGCTTATTGAGTTCAATGCCGACACGGCTACCAGCCTGCCGGAAACGGCCGTGGTGCAGTGGGCCAGCCTGATAGCCGCCCAGCAGGGCGAGGAAGACCGGCAGGCCAATGGGTTATTCGAAGGGCTGGAAGCCCAACTCAGCCACTGGCTCGGGCTAAATGAGGACCTGGACAGCTCCCTGCTGCTGGTGTATTTGCCCGACAGTGCCGAGGATGAAGCCAACTGCGGCGTGGTGGCCGAAGCGGCCCGGGCCGCGGGGTTCAGCCGCGTGTACCTGTGCCCCGTCGATGCCATGCAGGTATCAGTGGTGGGCGAGGAGCGGGGCGTGTGGGCCGAGGCAGCTCCCGGCGAGTGGGTGCGGTTTGGCTTCGTGTTCAAGCTGGTGCCCTGGGAAATTCTGGCCGAGGAAGAGCCGGCCCTCACGGCCGACCTCAGCCAGCTGCTGCTCAGCCGCGATGTTATCGTTGCCAATCCGGCCTACACGCTGCTGTTTCAGAGCAAGGGGCTGCTGGCCTGGCTGTGGCAGGTGTATCCGCAGCATCCGCTGCTGCTGGAAGCTTCCCTGCAGGATTTGCCGGGCCGCCACGTGCGCAAGCCCCTGCTGGGGCGCGAAGGCCAGAACGTGGTGGAGCTGGACGGCAGCCGCCTCCTGCACGAGCAGCCCGGCGACTTTACCCACCAGCCCCAGGTGCGCCAGCGCTGGGTGGAGCTGCCCCGCGATGCGCAAAACCGGCGTTACCAGGCGGGCGTGTTCTGGGCCGGTGAGGCCTGCGCTATCAGCTTCCGCCGCGAAGCCGGCATTATCACCAACCTCTCGGAGTTCGTGCCCCACCTGCTGAGCTGA
- a CDS encoding CsgE family curli-type amyloid fiber assembly protein encodes MPAKKLEEALQLLLKATARDSSQVANQRRRFRPTEIEGLVMDQTITKVGHDFYDAFYGMWEAPAEVGDYTIIIHEKPARGTSTLVSVEVNENELLELPLQPKAEVIEETAQYAFEVATNFLVQSRNDSKHLELQGGRQPREVF; translated from the coding sequence TTGCCCGCCAAGAAACTGGAAGAAGCCCTTCAGCTTCTGCTCAAAGCCACCGCCCGCGACAGCAGCCAGGTGGCTAACCAGCGCCGCCGGTTTCGGCCCACCGAAATCGAAGGTTTGGTAATGGACCAGACGATTACCAAGGTAGGCCACGATTTCTACGATGCCTTCTACGGCATGTGGGAAGCACCCGCGGAAGTAGGCGACTACACCATTATCATTCACGAAAAGCCCGCCCGGGGCACCAGCACGCTGGTATCGGTGGAGGTAAATGAAAATGAGCTGCTGGAGCTGCCGCTGCAGCCCAAAGCGGAAGTCATCGAAGAAACCGCCCAGTATGCCTTCGAGGTAGCCACCAACTTTCTGGTCCAGTCGCGCAACGACAGCAAGCACCTGGAGCTGCAAGGCGGCCGCCAGCCCCGGGAAGTATTCTGA
- a CDS encoding curli production assembly/transport component CsgF translates to MKPVLLRGFLLGFGVCGAQLAAAQDFVYEPKNPSFGGGNTFNYSWLLSSAQAQNTIADPATSSLSNPFQQDPLKQFEQNLNQQILGQLAQRLIGNQLGNQTKGLQEGSYSVGAYNINVVPTNGGFSVQITDTNTGNQTTVTIPYF, encoded by the coding sequence ATGAAACCAGTACTACTACGCGGATTTCTACTGGGTTTTGGGGTGTGCGGCGCCCAGCTGGCCGCCGCCCAGGACTTTGTCTACGAACCCAAAAATCCTTCTTTCGGCGGGGGCAACACGTTTAACTACTCCTGGCTGCTGAGTTCGGCTCAGGCCCAGAACACCATTGCTGACCCGGCCACGTCTTCCCTGAGCAACCCGTTTCAGCAAGACCCGCTCAAGCAGTTCGAGCAAAACCTGAACCAGCAGATTCTGGGGCAGCTGGCCCAGCGCCTGATCGGCAACCAGCTGGGCAACCAAACCAAAGGCCTGCAGGAAGGCAGCTACTCGGTAGGGGCCTACAACATCAACGTGGTGCCGACCAACGGGGGCTTTTCGGTGCAGATAACCGACACTAATACGGGCAATCAGACCACCGTCACGATTCCCTATTTCTAA
- a CDS encoding CsgG/HfaB family protein: MILALCRRLLLGFLAVGGVAACAPYFHQPFTGEKARLGADVRGNRELRGLPQPRERIVAAVYKFRDQTGQYKPSQNGSSFSTAITQGGTSILLRALEESRWFNPIERENLGNLLNERKIIRSSRAEYQEQTGQRQPMLPSLLFAGIILEGGIISYDANVITGGAGLRYFGAGASGQYRQDRVTVYLRAISTSTGEILKTVYTSKTILSQQVDASLFRFVDFKRLLETETGFTYNEPTEMAVKEAIEKAVEALVYEGIQEQLWTPQNEADRHGPGMLAYQQEKRENQNIDVLGREQHDRRGTFGVGLSAATARYNGDFSNARLRAGGEFTLRYAPTPASKFSAAINLGRFELGAGEFYRETFNYAELCGQYRLFPHDRFTPYLLAGAGITSRDPSTDLRAVLGHITTGLGMEFLPTDRFGISVGLDSHYYMTDRLDHIKLGKYNDSYWSARVGAVFYFGARSAGTAKRVIP, from the coding sequence ATGATCCTCGCTCTATGTCGTCGCTTGCTGCTGGGCTTTCTGGCAGTGGGCGGGGTAGCGGCCTGCGCCCCTTACTTTCATCAGCCGTTTACCGGCGAAAAGGCCCGGCTGGGGGCCGATGTCCGCGGCAACCGGGAGCTGCGCGGCCTGCCCCAGCCCCGGGAGCGGATTGTCGCGGCCGTTTATAAGTTTCGGGACCAGACCGGCCAGTACAAGCCCAGCCAGAACGGCTCCAGCTTTTCCACCGCCATTACCCAGGGCGGCACCAGCATTCTGCTGCGGGCCCTGGAAGAGTCGCGCTGGTTTAACCCCATTGAGCGCGAAAACCTGGGTAACCTGCTCAATGAGCGCAAAATCATCCGCTCCAGCCGGGCCGAATACCAGGAGCAGACCGGCCAGCGCCAGCCGATGCTGCCCTCCCTGCTGTTCGCCGGCATTATTCTGGAAGGCGGCATTATTTCCTATGATGCCAACGTGATAACCGGCGGGGCGGGGCTGCGCTATTTCGGGGCCGGGGCCTCGGGCCAGTACCGCCAGGACCGGGTCACGGTCTACCTGCGGGCCATCAGTACCAGCACCGGCGAAATCCTCAAAACGGTGTACACGTCCAAAACGATTCTGTCGCAACAGGTCGATGCCAGTCTGTTCCGCTTCGTCGACTTCAAGCGGCTGCTGGAAACGGAAACGGGCTTTACCTACAACGAGCCCACCGAAATGGCCGTGAAGGAGGCCATTGAAAAAGCAGTGGAGGCCCTGGTGTACGAAGGAATTCAGGAGCAACTCTGGACGCCCCAGAACGAAGCCGACCGCCACGGCCCCGGGATGCTGGCCTACCAGCAGGAAAAGCGGGAAAACCAGAACATCGACGTCCTGGGCCGCGAGCAGCACGACCGTCGGGGCACCTTCGGCGTCGGGCTGAGCGCCGCCACGGCCCGCTACAACGGCGACTTCAGCAACGCGCGGCTGCGGGCCGGCGGCGAGTTTACGCTTCGCTACGCGCCGACGCCCGCCAGTAAGTTTTCGGCGGCCATCAATCTGGGCCGGTTTGAGCTGGGCGCCGGCGAATTTTACCGCGAAACCTTCAACTATGCCGAGCTATGCGGCCAGTACCGCCTGTTTCCGCACGACCGGTTCACGCCGTACCTGCTGGCGGGCGCCGGCATCACCTCCCGCGACCCTTCCACTGACCTTCGGGCGGTGCTGGGCCATATTACCACGGGACTGGGAATGGAATTTCTGCCCACCGACCGGTTTGGCATCAGCGTAGGGCTTGACAGTCACTACTATATGACGGACCGACTGGACCATATAAAGCTAGGAAAATACAACGACTCCTACTGGTCAGCCCGAGTTGGGGCAGTATTCTACTTTGGAGCCCGCTCCGCAGGTACAGCCAAACGGGTTATTCCTTAA
- the csgH gene encoding curli-like amyloid fiber formation chaperone CsgH — protein sequence MKALGFFVAVPLLGAATFNASVPRADGGCQVRLEARVAGNMLTLVGRCLNVGPQPLALRYELLTEKKGPAGTSRNAQSGNVTLAPQQTTTLSQTTINVSPADFYRVRLRVLDQQGSVVAADSLVHQPVSRP from the coding sequence ATGAAAGCACTGGGTTTTTTTGTCGCTGTGCCTTTGCTGGGTGCTGCCACTTTCAATGCGTCGGTGCCGAGGGCGGATGGTGGCTGTCAGGTCCGTTTGGAGGCGCGCGTCGCCGGGAATATGCTCACGCTGGTTGGCCGCTGCCTGAACGTCGGCCCGCAGCCGCTGGCGTTGCGTTACGAGCTGCTAACCGAGAAGAAAGGCCCCGCCGGCACCTCGCGCAACGCTCAGTCGGGCAACGTGACGCTGGCGCCCCAGCAAACAACGACGCTTTCCCAGACCACCATCAACGTAAGCCCGGCTGATTTCTACCGCGTGCGGCTGCGGGTGCTGGACCAGCAGGGGAGTGTCGTGGCCGCCGACTCCCTGGTACACCAGCCCGTTTCCCGTCCCTGA